In Methanomicrobium antiquum, one DNA window encodes the following:
- a CDS encoding SOS response-associated peptidase has translation MAPGEEICAVCGGAENYAVNANWGIKREKKSGSKNLLEYFMINTRDDTLIDSEYFLRNKTTGRCLIPANGFYEWDNKGKRKTPYYVHIRESPLFAFAGVYETSSASLDLSYSCSIITTDANEALSGIHDRMPVILDKNDSMNWINPDFDEYLSLLKPYPAEKTVCYAVGNSVGSVENDGAYLIKPVYENKWW, from the coding sequence ATAGCGCCGGGAGAAGAGATTTGCGCTGTCTGTGGCGGAGCTGAAAATTATGCTGTTAATGCAAACTGGGGCATTAAGAGAGAGAAAAAATCCGGTTCAAAGAACCTTTTGGAATATTTCATGATAAACACAAGAGATGATACCTTAATTGATAGTGAGTATTTTCTGAGAAATAAAACGACCGGAAGATGCCTGATTCCTGCAAACGGTTTTTATGAGTGGGATAATAAAGGAAAAAGGAAAACGCCGTATTATGTGCATATAAGAGAAAGCCCGCTTTTTGCTTTTGCAGGCGTTTATGAAACTTCTTCTGCTTCTTTGGATTTGTCTTATTCCTGCAGTATCATAACAACTGATGCAAATGAGGCTTTGAGCGGTATTCATGACAGAATGCCTGTGATACTTGACAAAAATGATTCAATGAACTGGATAAATCCGGATTTTGACGAATATCTTTCTTTACTAAAACCGTATCCTGCGGAAAAAACTGTCTGTTATGCTGTTGGAAACAGTGTTGGAAGTGTTGAAAATGATGGAGCTTATCTTATAAAACCTGTTTATGAGAACAAATGGTGGTAA
- a CDS encoding sugar phosphate isomerase/epimerase family protein, which translates to MFGVSTNCLINKPLNSALSILADLTSVVEVMDDGPHFLDSSEILKSFSFKYFLHAPSRGVNISSHLEPIRKASVEVIRHCVSIGSEVDAQGIIVHPGYFGWADERDICAFQLQKSLIEIIEFSKEYSTKVFIENMPKWDFFFLKTPEELSLISGFPLALDVGHANTNNCLNEFLKHDISHFHLHDNEGFLDSHLAIGDGNIDFAPVFKKIAESGRCPIIETDTLDSAIRSVNLLKKEMKKI; encoded by the coding sequence ATGTTTGGCGTTTCAACCAATTGTCTTATCAATAAACCCCTGAATTCTGCCCTTTCAATTCTTGCCGATTTAACGTCTGTTGTCGAAGTGATGGATGACGGACCACATTTTCTTGATTCATCTGAAATTCTGAAATCTTTTTCATTCAAATATTTTCTACACGCCCCTTCACGCGGAGTGAATATTTCATCGCACCTGGAGCCAATAAGAAAAGCAAGTGTGGAAGTTATAAGGCATTGTGTTTCAATTGGATCTGAAGTTGATGCACAGGGAATTATAGTTCATCCAGGTTATTTTGGATGGGCTGATGAAAGAGACATCTGTGCTTTTCAGCTTCAGAAGTCACTTATTGAGATTATTGAATTTTCAAAAGAATATTCGACCAAAGTTTTTATTGAGAATATGCCAAAATGGGATTTTTTCTTTCTCAAGACGCCGGAAGAGCTATCTTTGATCTCAGGTTTTCCCCTTGCCTTAGATGTTGGTCATGCAAATACAAACAATTGTTTAAATGAATTTTTAAAACACGATATTTCTCATTTCCATCTCCATGATAATGAAGGTTTTTTAGATTCACATCTTGCAATCGGTGACGGCAATATTGATTTTGCGCCAGTGTTTAAAAAAATAGCAGAGTCGGGCAGATGTCCGATAATTGAGACAGACACACTTGACAGTGCAATTAGAAGCGTTAATCTCTTAAAGAAGGAAATGAAGAAGATATAA
- a CDS encoding DEAD/DEAH box helicase — protein sequence MPLPDGIYEQIINSYINNKLRSPDFESKSIETNNIDKEESQTVLSEYLYHIIKNSLRFAKEKGANLEKQIEICNNIIQYLKTETNEDFLNQCAIEKDGEILLSIFDKLNYPSIGQKRIVRPETSIAQSSLFTGSGLEPNMVNELQLEIESSDRIDILVSFVKWSGIRLIKDQLTEFSKKGRLRVITTSYIGATDLKAVEFLASLDNTEVKISYDTKRTRLHAKAYTFYRDSGFSTSYIGSSNLSNSAITIGLEWNVKVTQKDAYDIIQKVEATFESYWNDPEFKTYTSKDAQYLQNALLSERGIRENQDIAIFDITPYDFQKEILDKLSAERKIHNNWKNLIVSATGTGKTVISAFDYKNFKKELKRVPRLLFVAHREEILKQSVSVFRGVLKDSNFGELLTGNFKPEKLDNLFISIQSFNSNNLPEYTPSDYYDMIIVDEFHHAAAPSYQKLLSYYNPKILLGLTATPERMDNLDILSYFNGKISAEIRLPEAIDRKLLSPFHYFGISDSVDLDSISWKRGGYDRDELSKLYTGNKERVAQIIHAIDTYITDKTEIVGLGFCVSIEHANFMADSFNKAGISSASLHSNSPMDERNTIQRKLVSKEINFIFVVDLYNEGVDIPEVNTVLFLRPTESLTVFLQQFGRGLRLSEEKECLTVLDFVGRQNIHFKFEKRLLAITKKNKVSIKKQVEDDIFSLPKGCYIHLERVAREKVLENIKVQSNNRNHLIELAKSYEFETGEKISLAGFVSYHDIALDEIYSKTTFIEICSLAGLKDGLEQKENEFLKKSALKLTDIDSAELIKFSLELFENTEKYLLKVLSDYQKNMLTMLYYSFYNSPLNNYNKISDIFPEIFGSEKIKSEIIEILKLKYERIDFIDKPLDLDLKAPLFLHCSYTRNQIFSALGHFTLNETPSHGQREGVIYLKDKKLDVFFITLNKTEKQYSPSTMYEDYAINERLFHWQSQSTTSDKSPTGIRYINHESEKSNILLFVRESKSINNRAQPYICLGTARYVSHTGSRPMNIIWSLDEEIPAKILKSARKMIDG from the coding sequence ATGCCGCTTCCGGATGGGATTTATGAGCAGATTATTAACAGTTACATCAACAATAAACTTCGATCACCAGATTTTGAGTCAAAATCAATTGAAACTAACAACATCGACAAAGAAGAATCCCAGACGGTTTTATCAGAATATCTATATCATATAATTAAAAATTCTTTGAGATTTGCTAAAGAAAAAGGAGCAAACCTTGAAAAACAGATTGAAATCTGTAACAATATAATCCAATACCTCAAAACAGAGACAAATGAGGATTTTTTAAATCAGTGTGCAATAGAAAAAGATGGAGAAATTCTTCTCTCAATTTTTGATAAATTAAATTATCCATCAATTGGGCAAAAGCGGATAGTAAGACCAGAGACATCAATTGCACAAAGCAGTCTTTTCACAGGCTCAGGACTTGAGCCAAATATGGTAAATGAGCTTCAGCTTGAGATTGAGTCATCTGATAGAATTGACATTTTAGTTTCTTTTGTTAAATGGAGTGGAATCAGACTCATTAAAGATCAACTGACTGAGTTTTCCAAAAAAGGCAGATTAAGAGTAATAACAACATCATATATCGGTGCAACAGACCTAAAAGCAGTTGAATTTTTAGCTTCACTTGACAATACCGAAGTTAAAATTTCTTATGATACAAAAAGAACAAGGCTTCATGCAAAAGCCTACACATTTTATCGGGACAGTGGTTTTTCAACATCATATATCGGCTCATCAAATCTTTCAAACTCAGCGATTACAATCGGTCTTGAATGGAATGTTAAAGTAACTCAAAAAGATGCTTATGATATTATTCAAAAAGTAGAGGCAACTTTTGAATCATATTGGAATGATCCAGAATTTAAGACATACACTTCAAAAGATGCACAATATCTTCAAAATGCACTCTTAAGTGAGAGAGGCATTAGAGAGAATCAGGATATTGCAATTTTTGATATAACACCTTATGACTTTCAAAAAGAAATTTTGGATAAACTTTCAGCAGAAAGAAAGATCCATAATAATTGGAAAAATCTCATTGTATCTGCAACAGGTACAGGAAAAACAGTAATTTCTGCATTTGACTATAAAAATTTCAAAAAAGAACTTAAAAGAGTTCCAAGACTTCTTTTTGTCGCACATCGTGAAGAGATTTTAAAGCAGAGTGTTTCTGTATTTCGAGGAGTCTTAAAAGACTCAAATTTTGGCGAACTTCTTACAGGAAATTTCAAACCAGAAAAATTAGACAATCTTTTCATATCTATTCAGAGTTTTAACAGCAATAATTTGCCAGAATATACACCTTCTGATTATTATGATATGATTATTGTTGATGAATTTCATCATGCTGCCGCACCATCATATCAAAAACTTCTCTCATATTACAATCCAAAAATTCTTCTCGGTCTTACTGCAACGCCGGAGAGAATGGATAATTTAGATATTTTATCATATTTCAATGGAAAAATTTCTGCTGAGATAAGACTTCCTGAGGCAATTGATAGAAAATTACTCTCTCCATTTCATTATTTTGGAATCTCTGATAGTGTTGATTTAGACTCAATTTCATGGAAACGTGGCGGATATGACAGAGATGAGTTGTCCAAACTATACACTGGAAATAAAGAACGTGTAGCACAGATAATTCACGCAATTGATACATATATAACAGACAAAACTGAGATTGTTGGACTTGGGTTTTGTGTTAGTATTGAACATGCAAATTTTATGGCAGATTCTTTTAACAAAGCCGGGATTTCTTCTGCATCACTTCATTCAAACAGTCCTATGGATGAGAGAAACACAATTCAGCGAAAGCTTGTTTCAAAAGAGATTAATTTTATTTTTGTCGTAGATTTATACAACGAAGGCGTTGACATTCCAGAAGTAAATACTGTTTTATTCCTTCGACCAACTGAGAGTTTAACAGTATTTTTACAACAATTTGGAAGAGGTCTTCGACTCTCTGAGGAGAAGGAATGCTTAACTGTTCTTGACTTTGTTGGTCGCCAGAATATTCATTTCAAGTTTGAAAAGCGTCTTTTAGCAATTACAAAAAAGAATAAAGTTTCAATAAAAAAACAGGTTGAAGACGATATATTTTCTCTTCCAAAGGGTTGTTATATTCATCTTGAGAGAGTTGCACGTGAAAAAGTGCTTGAAAACATAAAAGTTCAAAGTAATAATCGCAATCATCTAATTGAACTTGCAAAAAGTTATGAATTTGAAACCGGTGAGAAGATTTCACTTGCCGGTTTTGTAAGTTATCATGACATTGCTTTGGATGAAATTTATTCAAAGACAACTTTTATTGAGATATGTTCTCTTGCAGGACTAAAAGACGGATTAGAACAAAAGGAAAATGAATTCTTAAAAAAGTCAGCCTTAAAATTAACAGACATTGATTCTGCTGAGTTAATCAAATTTTCATTAGAGCTTTTTGAAAATACAGAAAAATATTTACTTAAGGTATTGTCAGATTATCAAAAAAATATGCTTACAATGCTTTATTATTCATTTTATAACTCGCCACTAAACAATTACAATAAAATTTCAGACATTTTCCCTGAGATCTTTGGTAGTGAAAAAATTAAATCAGAAATCATTGAAATCTTAAAATTAAAGTATGAAAGAATTGATTTCATTGACAAACCTCTTGATTTAGATTTAAAAGCTCCATTATTTTTGCATTGCAGTTATACAAGAAACCAGATTTTTTCTGCTCTTGGTCATTTTACCTTAAATGAAACACCATCTCATGGTCAGCGTGAAGGTGTGATTTATTTAAAAGATAAAAAATTAGACGTTTTTTTTATTACATTGAATAAGACTGAAAAGCAGTATTCTCCTTCAACGATGTATGAAGATTATGCAATAAATGAAAGGCTCTTTCACTGGCAGTCTCAAAGTACAACATCTGATAAATCTCCAACAGGGATAAGATACATAAATCACGAAAGTGAAAAAAGCAATATTCTTCTCTTTGTAAGAGAGTCAAAATCAATTAATAATCGCGCACAGCCCTACATTTGTCTTGGAACAGCTCGTTATGTAAGCCACACCGGAAGTCGTCCAATGAACATTATATGGAGTCTTGATGAGGAAATTCCTGCGAAAATTTTAAAGTCTGCAAGAAAGATGATTGACGGATAA
- a CDS encoding type II toxin-antitoxin system RelE family toxin, translated as MGRYEIIYTEMALKNMKAIKRGDKSYISKMIDKIEFCLGEHLFDSISQCNKKKLKGKENTHRLHIQRKFTVLYTIEGEREKWVEIHKIIGYEAAHQNYSQIDL; from the coding sequence ATGGGAAGATATGAAATAATTTATACAGAAATGGCATTGAAAAATATGAAAGCCATAAAACGTGGTGATAAGAGTTATATTTCAAAAATGATAGACAAGATCGAATTTTGTCTTGGTGAACATCTGTTTGATTCGATCAGTCAATGCAATAAGAAGAAGCTTAAAGGTAAAGAGAATACACATAGATTGCATATTCAGCGGAAATTTACAGTACTTTATACTATTGAAGGTGAAAGGGAAAAGTGGGTTGAGATTCATAAAATTATAGGTTATGAAGCAGCACATCAAAATTATTCACAAATCGATTTATAA
- a CDS encoding GNAT family N-acetyltransferase has product MEFVKIADSDKKNYMELLLIADEQEDMIEKYLCRGDMFALIDDGVKAVCVVTEEKPGVYEIKNIVTVPKFQRKGYGLRLMSFIVDYYKNSGGELYVGTGDCPFILRFYERCGFEKSHIVKNFFIDNYNHPMHENGKQLVDMIYLKRNL; this is encoded by the coding sequence ATGGAATTTGTGAAAATTGCTGACAGCGATAAAAAAAATTACATGGAGCTTTTGCTTATCGCCGATGAGCAGGAGGATATGATAGAGAAATATCTCTGTCGCGGCGATATGTTCGCCCTTATAGATGATGGTGTAAAAGCGGTCTGCGTTGTAACAGAGGAGAAGCCCGGTGTTTATGAAATAAAAAATATCGTTACTGTTCCAAAATTTCAGCGCAAAGGCTACGGACTGCGCCTGATGTCATTTATTGTTGATTACTACAAAAACTCCGGCGGCGAGCTGTATGTTGGAACAGGTGACTGCCCTTTTATACTTCGCTTCTACGAAAGATGCGGATTTGAAAAATCACACATTGTCAAAAACTTTTTCATAGACAATTACAATCACCCGATGCATGAAAACGGAAAACAGCTTGTGGACATGATTTATCTGAAAAGAAATCTGTAA